A region of bacterium DNA encodes the following proteins:
- a CDS encoding sigma-70 family RNA polymerase sigma factor, with amino-acid sequence MLPTKRTDALTPSSLSDYLTLAAREPVLPPSLGDFLALLANVKADPVPAVRALAAVIRHLQADPPEGPSIRLWLLVAYAPALQALAVRYRTPGATLDESASAAVWAFLETLQAMSVERLASPWLAREIERDTKDRLRVVVGARDYQQDARRAERPDEALMEDRVRDERTDAYQALEDLIQDMPVTEAERTLLSGLYVYGYTLREMADMAGEAYNTVQKRFYRLMRRLENSRRFR; translated from the coding sequence ATGCTGCCCACCAAACGCACTGACGCCCTCACCCCCTCTTCCCTCTCCGACTACCTGACCCTGGCTGCCCGGGAGCCGGTCTTGCCGCCGTCCCTGGGCGATTTCCTGGCCTTGCTGGCAAATGTCAAGGCCGATCCCGTCCCCGCCGTCCGGGCGCTGGCCGCGGTCATCCGCCATCTGCAGGCGGATCCGCCGGAGGGGCCCAGCATCCGCCTCTGGCTGCTGGTCGCCTACGCGCCCGCCCTGCAGGCCCTGGCCGTCCGCTACCGCACGCCCGGGGCGACCCTGGATGAATCCGCCAGCGCCGCGGTCTGGGCCTTCCTGGAGACGCTGCAGGCCATGAGCGTGGAGCGGCTGGCCAGCCCCTGGCTGGCCCGGGAGATCGAGCGGGACACCAAGGATCGGCTGCGCGTGGTGGTGGGTGCGCGCGATTACCAGCAGGATGCCCGAAGGGCGGAGCGCCCAGACGAGGCGCTGATGGAGGACCGGGTCCGGGACGAGCGGACGGACGCCTACCAAGCGCTGGAGGATTTGATCCAGGACATGCCGGTGACCGAGGCGGAGCGCACGCTGCTTTCTGGTCTCTACGTGTACGGCTACACACTGCGGGAGATGGCCGACATGGCCGGGGAGGCTTACAACACGGTCCAGAAGCGCTTCTACCGATTGATGCGCCGCCTGGAAAATTCGAGGAGATTTCGCTGA